The DNA window TTTAGCCGCCCGCATGCCGGACGCTATGCCGATCAGCTCGGCCCGAAAAAGGTGGTGCTGTTCGGCCTGGCCTGCTGCGGCGCAAGCGGCCTGTTTTACGCCGTGGCTTTTTGGTTCAGCGGCCTGCCGTTACTGAGTTTAATCCTGCTATGCATCGGCCGGGTGTTTCTTGGCGTCGGCGAAAGCTTTGCCAGCACCGGCTCCACGCTGTGGGGCATTGGTCTGGTGGGGCCGCTGCATACCGCCCGGGTGATCTCGTGGAATGGGGTAGCGACATACGGTGCCATGGCGGCCGGAGCGCCACTGGGCGTTTATCTCAACCAGCATTGGGGATTGGCCGGGGTGGCGGCGCTGATCGTGCTGGCGGTCGCGATTTCGTTGTGGCTGGCGAGCGGTAAGCCCAATGTGACGATCGCCGCCGGTCAGCGTATTGCCTTTAGCGCCGTGTTTGGCCGCATCTGGGCTTACGGCCTGGGGCTGGCGATGGGGACCGTGGGTTTTGGCGTGATCGCCACTTTCATTACCCTCTACTATGCTGATAAGGGCTGGAGCGGGGCCGCGTTCTCACTGACGCTGTTCAGCGTTGCCTTTGTCGGTATCCGCCTGATATTTAGCCAGACGATTAATCGCCACGGCGGCTTGAAAGTTACGCTGGTGTCGTTCCTGATCGAGATTATCGGGTTGTTGATGATCTGGCAGGCCGGCGATCCGCTGATGGTGCAGGCCGGGGCTTTGTTGGCCGGTGCCGGTTTCTCGCTGGTGTTCCCGGCGCTGGGCGTGGAGGCGGTGAAACAGGTGCCGCAGCAGAATCAGGGTACCGCGCTGGGCACCTACTCGGCATTTCTCGATCTGGCGCTGGGGATCACCGGGCCGTTGGCCGGTTTGCTGATGAGCCGCATGGGCGTGCCATCAATCTATCTGGCGGCGGCGCTGATAGTGTTTCTGGGCGTGCTGTTGACGCTGCGCTTGCTGCTGCAAAACCGGAAAAATCTATAGTTAAGGATTATTCCTAAACCCACATCCATACCGAAAAATTTATTGTTTCATCTCATGATTACGGTAAGGTCGCTCAGCGGTCCAGAACGAGAGGAGAAATCGATGTATTTACGGCCGGATGAAGTGGCTAGAGTGTTGGAGAATACTGGCTTTGAGCGTGATTATGTCACCGACCAGTCTTATGGTTACCGCAAGGGTGAGCACTACGTTTATGTGAATCGTGAGGCGCGGATGGGCAGAACCGCGTTGGTGATCCACCCGGCGCTGAAAGAGAAAAGCGTGCATTTTGCCACGCCGACCTCGCCGGTGCGCATCAGCAATCAGTACCTTGAGTTTCCCCTGGATTTAAGCAGCGATGCCCCGAGTGCGCGTTACGGCATTCCCCACGGCTTCAGCTCGCGTGATGCGCTTTCGCGCTATATCTACAGCATGTTCCAGTAATGCCTCCCCCGCCAGCGGGGGACACAATTTTACCAATTCGCAATCGCTTCCTGATTAAAACGCTCATTGTAAGCGCGGCGAAACTGCGCCAGTTCGAAAGCGTCGATATCCAGATCGGCAAAGTAAAACAGCGCGGCCTCGGTGTGTTCGGCATGCAGCTCCGGCGATAGCCCGGCGCGTATCAGCGTTTCCCGCCACAGAGCTATCTGGTGGTCATCCGCCTGTTTGATAAAGGTCAGATAGATAAACAGCAAATAGGCCGCCTGGTGCATCTCCTCGGTATAACCGTTGTTCAGCACGCGGATAAACGTCTGGCTGTTGCGGCTGCCCATCTCCTGAATCATGGATTCAATCAGCATCGGTTTTACTTTCAGCAGGTGGGCCAGAGAGTCGATGGCTTTGCGAGTATCGGAAGTCAGAATGCGGTAACCAATAATAAATACAACGATCAGGGCAGCGATGATGATCCAGGTCATTTATGATTTATTACACTCTCATTGCGCCAGTATTTGGCAGGAGGCGCTGCGTGACAGCGCCCGGTGTCAACGCTGTTCGCCGCTGAAATTGTCGGCTGCCCGCTGTTGATGACGCAGGTGATGGTTGAAGGTGGCTGCATCCTTGGCCAGCGCGTCCAGATGGGCGCCCAGCATTTTGATTTGCTTCACTAACGCGTGCTGCTCCGGCACTGAACTGGCGGTGCTCAGCTTGCGCACCAGCTGCTCATTTTGCATACGCAATGCGACTTCACGCTGTTTAGCCTCTTCCAGCAACTGCTGCAGTGCCTGATAGCTGTGCTGCCATTCACGGTGTTGCTTTTCGAAGCTGGCCTGCAACTCGCTCATGGCATTTTGAAACTGGGTTTCCAGCTCGCGCATTTTCATGGGATCGATCCTTTGCGGCACTCAATAATGGTTTAGCAGTATAACGAAAACTGCACAGAACCTCACCCGTTGACGACAATTGCGGAAAATTCCCGGCTTGCAACCGCGGCAAGCCGTCTTACAATCAGGTTCATCCCCGGCATTAAAGGCCCAGTCTGAGAGTGGCAGAAAGATGAGCAACCAGGACAAAGACTTTTTTGAACAGGCGATGGCGGATGTCATCCCGTTATCCAGCGCCCCCGAGACCCTGTACCTTAAACCGCAGGAAACGATGGATAAAAGTGCGCGGCGTGAGGCGCAGGCGCTGCGGCAGGAAAACTTTCTCAGTACCGGCTTTCTCGAACTGATCCCTTGCGAAGTCCCGCTGGAATACAAAGGCGAGGGCATTCAGCAGGGAGTACTGGACAAACTGAGCCATGGCCGCTATCCGCCGCAGGCCAGTCTGAACCTGCTGAAACAATCGGTGGAGGCTGCGCGGCAGGCGCTGTTCCGCTTTATTTTGCAGGCAGAAAAGCAAAACCTGCGTTCGCTGCTGATTGTCCACGGCCGTGGTCGGGAAAATGAGAGTCATGCCAATATCATTCGCAGCTATCTCGCCAAGTGGCTGGCACAGTTTGAACAGGTTCAGGCTTTTTGCCGGGCGCTGCCGCGTGACGGCGGTGAAGGTGCCTGCTATGTCACGCTGCGCAAATCGGCGCAGGCCAGGGCGGATAATTTCGAGCGCCACGCCAAGCGCAGCCGTTAGGGGATTGTGGAACAGCAGCAGCCGGCAGCGTTGCCGCCGGCTGGAATAGGCTATTTATTAAAGAATTTATGGTCCAGCGAATAACGCCCGGCACCGGTGACCGCCAGCAACAGCAGCCCGCCGATAATGCTGATATTTTTAAAGAAGTTTATTTCGTTGCCCATCATTTCCATGCCGGTCATTTTCCAGAACGGGTGACCGATAAAAGCGGTGCCCAGGACATAGACGGCAAAAATAACCGCAATAGGCCGGGTAAATAATCCGAGAATAAGCGCGATGCCAAAAAAGAACTCAACCACCACGGCGATAATCGCCGCCAAATAGGGCATTGGCGTGCCATAACCTTCCATTGCGCTAACGGTTGCACCAAAACCGATCAATTTCATCCAACCAAAAATGATAAACAGGATCATCAATAAGATTCGGGATAGCAGAATAACGCCGTCTTTTGAGCCTTCACCCATTTTGAACTCCTCAGCCACTGTCAAAATTATGTTGTGTTACTGATTAAATAGTAGACTAATATCAGGTTTGTTCTAGACCCGTCATCTTTCAAGCTGCAGCGTT is part of the Serratia quinivorans genome and encodes:
- the yhhS gene encoding major facilitator superfamily transporter, producing MTAISSKENHLQLNKRILSVVMFTFVCYLTIGLPLAVLPGFVHNDLGYNSVLAGLIISAQYFATLFSRPHAGRYADQLGPKKVVLFGLACCGASGLFYAVAFWFSGLPLLSLILLCIGRVFLGVGESFASTGSTLWGIGLVGPLHTARVISWNGVATYGAMAAGAPLGVYLNQHWGLAGVAALIVLAVAISLWLASGKPNVTIAAGQRIAFSAVFGRIWAYGLGLAMGTVGFGVIATFITLYYADKGWSGAAFSLTLFSVAFVGIRLIFSQTINRHGGLKVTLVSFLIEIIGLLMIWQAGDPLMVQAGALLAGAGFSLVFPALGVEAVKQVPQQNQGTALGTYSAFLDLALGITGPLAGLLMSRMGVPSIYLAAALIVFLGVLLTLRLLLQNRKNL
- the yphA gene encoding Inner membrane protein yphA yields the protein MGEGSKDGVILLSRILLMILFIIFGWMKLIGFGATVSAMEGYGTPMPYLAAIIAVVVEFFFGIALILGLFTRPIAVIFAVYVLGTAFIGHPFWKMTGMEMMGNEINFFKNISIIGGLLLLAVTGAGRYSLDHKFFNK
- a CDS encoding Protein of uncharacterised function (DUF2002), with the translated sequence MYLRPDEVARVLENTGFERDYVTDQSYGYRKGEHYVYVNREARMGRTALVIHPALKEKSVHFATPTSPVRISNQYLEFPLDLSSDAPSARYGIPHGFSSRDALSRYIYSMFQ
- a CDS encoding Protein of uncharacterised function (DUF1198) — encoded protein: MTWIIIAALIVVFIIGYRILTSDTRKAIDSLAHLLKVKPMLIESMIQEMGSRNSQTFIRVLNNGYTEEMHQAAYLLFIYLTFIKQADDHQIALWRETLIRAGLSPELHAEHTEAALFYFADLDIDAFELAQFRRAYNERFNQEAIANW
- a CDS encoding MbeD/MobD like; this translates as MKMRELETQFQNAMSELQASFEKQHREWQHSYQALQQLLEEAKQREVALRMQNEQLVRKLSTASSVPEQHALVKQIKMLGAHLDALAKDAATFNHHLRHQQRAADNFSGEQR
- the smrA gene encoding Probable DNA endonuclease SmrA, translated to MSNQDKDFFEQAMADVIPLSSAPETLYLKPQETMDKSARREAQALRQENFLSTGFLELIPCEVPLEYKGEGIQQGVLDKLSHGRYPPQASLNLLKQSVEAARQALFRFILQAEKQNLRSLLIVHGRGRENESHANIIRSYLAKWLAQFEQVQAFCRALPRDGGEGACYVTLRKSAQARADNFERHAKRSR